Part of the Pseudarthrobacter sp. L1SW genome, TTGAATCCTCCTTCGCCCAGTTCCAGGCTGACCGTTCCGTGGTCGGCCTGGCCAAGCAGGTGCGCAGCCGGGAGGAATCGCTGGCCGGATATGCCAAATCAATGACGTGCCATCTGGGCGATTTCACCGAGTACGCCCGGCTGCGGAGGGAACTCTCCGACGCCGAAAACGCCGGCTCGCGCACCAAGTCCCGCGCCCGGAAATCGCTCAGCGACGATTCCCTCGCCCGCCTGCTGCCGGGGGACGTGGTAGACGTTCCCGGCGGCAGGGCGCCCGGTCCGGCCATCGTGCTCAGTTCGGACCACAGCAGCCGCGAGCCGCGGCCCGCCGTCCTGACGCTGGACAACCAGCTGCGGAGAATTGGAACCGACGATCTTGAGGGCCCCATTGCGCCCGTGACCCGCATCCGCATTCCGAAGTCCTTTAACGCCAAGGTGCCCAAATCCCGCCGCGACCTTGCCTCCTCGGCCCGGAATGCGCTCCGCGAGAACCGGCCGCCTGCCCCGGGCAATAACCGGAACAACGACTTCGGCCTCGCAACGGCGCTGCCCAACCAGGAAAAGCGCATCGCCGACCTCCGCCGCGCCCTCCGGGCCCACCCGTGCCACGGCTGCAGCGAGCGGGAAGACCATGCACGCTGGTCCGAACGCTGGTGGAAGCTGCGGCGGGAAACGGACGGGCTGGTGCGCCAGATCCAGGGCCGCACCAACACCATCGCCAAGACCTTCGACCGCGTCTGCGACGTCCTGACCGCGTATGGGTACCTGGAGCCGGCTGCCGACGGCCGGCTGGGCATCAGTCCCGACGGCCAGCGGCTGCGGCGGATCTACGGGGAGAAGGACCTCCTCATTTCCCAGTCCCTGCGCCTGGGCGCCTTCGACGACCTGGACGCCGTGGAGGTAGCGGCCCTGGCCAGCGTGCTGGTGTACCAGGCCAAACGGGAGGACCGGGGGCTCCGGCCCCGGATGCCCAGCATCTCCCTGGAGACCTCGGTGGACATTGTCATCCGCGAATGGTCTGCCCTGGAAGACGTGGAGGAGGAGAACAAGCTTCCGCTGACCGGAGAACCCGAACTGGGCCTCGTCTGGCCTGTCTACAAGTGGGCCCGTGGCCGCCACCTGCAGGACGTCCTGAGCGGCACGGACCTGGCGGCCGGTGACTTTGTCCGCTGGGTCAAGCAGGTTATCGACCTCCTGGACCAGCTCGCCAAGATTCCAGGCCTGGATCCCCGCCTTGCCCGGCTCTGCGCCGAAGCCATCTCACTGATCCGCCGCGGCGTTGTGGCCTATTCCTCCGTACTCTGACAAGCTTCGCCGGCCACCCGCCGGCCCATACCAACCCCAGGAGCACTGCCCCGCATGTCCCACCCCGAACCGCTGCCCGCTACCCGAACGAAGACCGTCCTCTACCGGAACGGGTCCGTCTACACCGCCGCGGACCCGTTCGCCACGGCCATGGTGGTGGACGGCGGCACGGTCGCCTGGGTGGGGTCGGAACAGGCTGCCTCATCCATCGTGGACAGTTCCATGGAGGTCATCGATCTCCGGGGCGCCCTGGTGGCGCCGGGCTTTGTGGACTCCCACATCCACCTGACGGAGACCGGCATCGCGCTGGAGTCACTGCAGCTGGCCGGAGTCCGTTCGGCCAAGGAACTGCTGGACGCCGTGGCCGGCGTCCCCGGCAACGGTCCTGTCCTGGGCCACGGCTGGGACGAAACCACCTGGGTGGACGGGGCCCTGCCCACAGCCGAGGAACTGGAACGGGCTTCCGCCGGGCGCCTCGTGTACCTCTCCCGGGTGGACGTGCACTCAGCCCTGGTGTCCGGGTCCCTGGCCAGCGCGTCGGGCGTCCGGGAACTGGACGGGTTCGACGGCGGCGCGACGGTCCGCAGGGAGGCGCACACGGCTGTCCGCCAGGCTACGCGCCGGCTGCCGCAGGACGAACTGCGGCGGCACCAGGGCCGCGCGTTGTCCGAAGCGGCAGCGAACGGCTATGTGGCAGTGGCAGAAATGGGCGCACCGCACATCGGCGGCGCAGAGGACCTGCGGCTTGCAGCCGAATGGAACAACAGCAGCCCGGAAAGCGCCGGAGTCCCTGAAGTCCTGCCCTACTGGGGGGAGCTGGCCACCTCCGAAGAGCATGCGCGCCGGCTCGTCGGCCAGTTCGGCTTTGGCGTACGGGGACTGGCCGGCGACCTCAACATCGACGGCTCCATCGGGTCACGGACGGCTGGCCTGAGGTCCGCATACACGGACGCTCCCGTCGAGCAGGGGAGCCTGTACCTGACGGTTGATGAAGCTGCCGCACACCTCGCCGCCTGCTCGCTTGCAGGGGTCCAGGGCGGGTTCCATGTTATCGGCGATGCCGGGCTGGATACTGCGCTGGCCGCCCTTGAGTTGGCTGCCCGTGAGGTGGGTGAGCAGCGCGTGCGCGCTGCCGGCCACCGCTTTGAACACGTGGAAATGGTTGATGCAGCCGCCGTCGGGACCCTGGCCCGCTATGCGGTAACCGTCAGCGCGCAGCCGGCGTTCGACGCTGCCTGGGGCGGTCCCGGCGGGCTGTACGAGCAAAGGCTGGGGGAGCGGAGCCGGTCCATGAACCCGTTTGCCACGCTCTTCGCAGCCGGGGTTCCGGTGTGCTTCGGCAGCGACAGCCCCGTGACCCCGTTGCGGCCATGGTCCAGCGTCCGCGCCTGCCTGGAGCACAACAACCAGGACGAGCGGATCTCAGCCCGCGCCGCATTCCTGGGCCACACCAGGGCCGGCTGGCGGGCAGCTAAGCATTCGGACCCCATGGCAGGACAGCTAGTGCCGGGGGCTCCCGCGAGCTTCGCTGTGTGGGAGGTCGAGGAACTGATGGTCCAGGTGGCGGACGGCCGCGTCCAGTCCTGGAGCACCGATCCAAGGGCCCGGACACCGCTGCTGCCTGCCCTGGACACCGGCACTGACCCGGTGTGCCTGCAAACGGTCCGGAACGGCGTCGAACTTTTCGCTAGTCCCGCCCTCCGGTCTTGACCAGGCGCCCGCCACACTATAATTGGTAGTTGCGCCTGCCGGAGCTCTCATTGCGGCCGGCGCTCTGACCGTTTCCCCCAGGAAAGGCCCTTTGTGCGCGTCCTCACGATCATTCCCACCTACAACGAGCTGGAATCGCTGCCCAAGACCCTCCAGCGGCTTCGCGCGGCGGTCCCGGCGTCCGACGTTTTGGTGGTGGATGACAACAGCCCTGACGGCACCGGCCAGCTCGCGGACCGTTTCGCTGCCGAGGACAGCCAGGTGCACGTCCTGCACCGCAAGGGCAAGGAGGGCCTGGGCGCCGCGTACATTGCCGGCTTCCGGTGGGGGCTGGACGCAGGCTATGACGTCCTGGTTGAAATGGACGCTGACGGTTCCCACCAGCCAGAGCAGCTTCCCCAGCTCCTGGAAGCCGTCGAGCAGGGCGCCGACCTGGCCATGGGCTCCCGGTGGGTTCCCGGCGGCAGCGTGGTCAACTGGCCCCTCTACCGCCAGGCCATTTCGAGGGTGGGAAGCACCTACGCCCGGCTCATGCTGGGTTTGAAGATCAAGGACGTCACGGGCGGTTACCGTGCGTTCCGCAGGACAACCCTGGAAAAGCTGAACCTGGACCAGGTGGACTCGGTCGGCTACGGCTTCCAGGTGGACCTCGCCTTCCGCGTGGCGCGCATGGGCCTCCGCATCGAGGAACGTCCCATTACTTTCGTGGAGCGGGAACTCGGTGCCTCCAAGATGAGCGGCAACATCGTGCTCGAAGCCATGGTCAACGTCACCAAATGGGGCCTGCAGGCCCGCTGGAACACCCTGACCCGCAGGAAAGCAGCTGCGCAGCAGCCGTAACCGCTGGACACGGTGCTGAAGAAACTGGATTAACAGGAAGGGGCCTGTCCCTGCACCGAGTGTGAACTGGTCCCCGAAAGCTGGACTGGCTAAGTAAGAGCCTAAGCCGCAAGGGCCTGAGCACGGTATTGCACCGGGCTCAGGCCCTTGAGCTTTGTTGAGATCCGGTCGTTGTTGTACCAGCGGATGTACTCGTGCAGTGCCGTGGTGAGTGCGTCGGTGTTGAGGAACCGGACACGGTGGAATAGCTCTTCTTTGAGGTGTCCGAAGAAGTTCTCCATTACGGCGTTGTCGTAGCAGTTGGCTTTGCGGGACATCGATTGGATGGCGCCGGCGCTCTTCAGGAGAGTTCGCCAGGAAGCGTGCTGGTACTGAAAGCCTTGGTCCGAATGCACCAGCGGCTGCTGGCCATGATCGAGTCTGCTGAGGGCCTCGCGCAGCGAAGTGTTGGTGAGCTCCAGGTTCGGGGACGAGCTGATGGTGTGGGAAATGATTTGTCGGTCGAAAAGGTCCATGACCGGTGAGAGGTAAAGTTTCCGGTCCCCGACCCGAAACTCGGTTACATCTGTCACCCATTTCCTGTTGGGGCCATCGGCCTCAAACTTCCGATTGAGTATGTTCGGGGCAACCTTCCCCTGGTCACCCTTGTAGGAGCTGTAACGCTTCTTTCGCCGGACTTTGCAGACGAGACGCATCGCATGCATGAGTTTCAGCACGGTCTTCTTGGCGATCGTCCATCCTTGCTTGACCAGCTCTGCATGGATCCGCCTGTGCCCGTACCGGCCATGGTTCTTCTCGAAAATGTCGATGACCTTGGCCTTAATCGCCTCCATGGGGTCGGGAGCTTGGAGACGGGCCTGATGGTAGAAGAATGTGGACCTGGCAAGACCTGTGACCTGAAGCAGTGCCGAGAGGGAAAAGTCAGCCTTGAGAGCGATGAGGGCTTGAACCTTCACCGTCGTTCCTGCGCCCTCAAGGCCCGCAATTTTCCCAGGTAAGCCACCTCGGCCCGCAAACGCTCGTTTTCCCGCCGGAGTCGTTCCAGTTCCGATAGCTCCACTGGTGGCGGGCCGCCGGTCTTACTGGGTCGGCCTTTTGCTTTCGGGCGCAGGGCGTCCGCCCCCTCCCGGCGATATGCGCGAGCCCACGTTTCCAGAAGTTTGGGTGATGACAGGCCAGCTTCTGAAGCGAGATCTTGCGCAGTCTCGCCTGCAGCGAAGCGTTTGACCAGACCGAGCTTGAATTCAAACGAGTATGCGCGTTTTGTCGGCTTAGTCATCAACGCTCCCCGGCCATGGATCTTCCACCGCAGATAAAGACGACGGACCGGCGAGCGGGCGACGCCCAGCAAGTTGGCCGTCGCCGTATCGGCAACGCCCTTCTCAAACCACGTTACAACGACCTCGCGCTGATCCTCCGATAACGAACTAGACGCACGCATAAAACTGCTCCCCGGGAGTCGGAACTGAATTTCTCAGTCCAACTTCCGGGGAGCAGTTCAGTGCAGGGACAGGCCCCTTCGAG contains:
- a CDS encoding amidohydrolase, which encodes MSHPEPLPATRTKTVLYRNGSVYTAADPFATAMVVDGGTVAWVGSEQAASSIVDSSMEVIDLRGALVAPGFVDSHIHLTETGIALESLQLAGVRSAKELLDAVAGVPGNGPVLGHGWDETTWVDGALPTAEELERASAGRLVYLSRVDVHSALVSGSLASASGVRELDGFDGGATVRREAHTAVRQATRRLPQDELRRHQGRALSEAAANGYVAVAEMGAPHIGGAEDLRLAAEWNNSSPESAGVPEVLPYWGELATSEEHARRLVGQFGFGVRGLAGDLNIDGSIGSRTAGLRSAYTDAPVEQGSLYLTVDEAAAHLAACSLAGVQGGFHVIGDAGLDTALAALELAAREVGEQRVRAAGHRFEHVEMVDAAAVGTLARYAVTVSAQPAFDAAWGGPGGLYEQRLGERSRSMNPFATLFAAGVPVCFGSDSPVTPLRPWSSVRACLEHNNQDERISARAAFLGHTRAGWRAAKHSDPMAGQLVPGAPASFAVWEVEELMVQVADGRVQSWSTDPRARTPLLPALDTGTDPVCLQTVRNGVELFASPALRS
- a CDS encoding polyprenol monophosphomannose synthase → MRVLTIIPTYNELESLPKTLQRLRAAVPASDVLVVDDNSPDGTGQLADRFAAEDSQVHVLHRKGKEGLGAAYIAGFRWGLDAGYDVLVEMDADGSHQPEQLPQLLEAVEQGADLAMGSRWVPGGSVVNWPLYRQAISRVGSTYARLMLGLKIKDVTGGYRAFRRTTLEKLNLDQVDSVGYGFQVDLAFRVARMGLRIEERPITFVERELGASKMSGNIVLEAMVNVTKWGLQARWNTLTRRKAAAQQP